The Nocardioides humi genome includes a region encoding these proteins:
- a CDS encoding nuclear transport factor 2 family protein, which produces MTTPTETDDPTLRLQRLEQRLAELESVRAIEALASRYHTLCDGGWAGPSHADVDALADLWLPDGVYSINAARPPCRGREEIREQFVRLRSSMPWILHTFTNSEIDVDGDRATGTFKGIAYYRRDGGSHVVVGSYAGRFVRTGEGWRFASWVADLAHGSVLTPPTAEER; this is translated from the coding sequence ATGACCACCCCCACGGAGACCGACGACCCCACCCTCCGGCTGCAGCGGCTGGAGCAGCGGCTGGCCGAGCTCGAGAGCGTCCGCGCGATCGAGGCGCTCGCCAGCCGCTACCACACGCTGTGCGACGGCGGCTGGGCCGGACCGAGCCATGCGGACGTCGACGCGCTCGCCGACCTCTGGCTGCCGGACGGCGTCTACAGCATCAACGCCGCGCGGCCGCCCTGCCGCGGCCGGGAGGAGATCCGCGAGCAGTTCGTCCGGCTCCGCTCCTCGATGCCGTGGATCCTGCACACCTTCACCAACAGCGAGATCGACGTCGACGGCGACCGGGCGACGGGCACCTTCAAGGGCATCGCCTACTACCGCCGCGACGGCGGCAGCCACGTCGTCGTCGGGTCGTACGCCGGCCGTTTCGTCCGCACCGGCGAGGGATGGCGGTTCGCCTCCTGGGTCGCCGACCTGGCGCACGGCTCCGTCCTGACGCCGCCCACGGCGGAGGAGCGGTGA
- a CDS encoding ABC transporter ATP-binding protein: MLRVSRLSAAHGAVPAVREVDIEVAQGTLVALIGSNGAGKTTTLNTIAGLHKPSGGTVTVGGRDITGWACHRVVRSGVALVAEGRRVAPPLTVLENLELSAYSGRSTKAQQREQLAEVFDLFPRLADRRDQLAASMSGGEQQMLAFGRALMTRPEVLLLDEPSMGLAPSIVDVLFQTIETLHNGGATILLVEQNAELALAVSERVYVMQRGQIVTDGTAEAVRGRAEVMSALFG, encoded by the coding sequence ATGCTGCGCGTATCGCGACTCTCCGCCGCGCACGGCGCGGTCCCGGCGGTTCGTGAGGTCGACATCGAGGTCGCCCAGGGGACCCTGGTCGCCCTCATCGGCTCCAACGGCGCCGGCAAGACGACGACGCTGAACACCATCGCCGGCCTGCACAAGCCCTCGGGCGGCACGGTGACGGTGGGCGGCCGCGACATCACCGGCTGGGCCTGCCACCGGGTGGTCCGCTCCGGCGTGGCCCTCGTCGCCGAGGGACGCCGGGTGGCGCCTCCGCTGACCGTGCTGGAGAACCTCGAGCTGTCCGCCTACAGCGGGCGCAGCACCAAGGCCCAGCAGCGGGAGCAGCTCGCGGAGGTCTTCGACCTGTTCCCCCGGCTCGCCGACCGGCGCGACCAGCTCGCGGCGTCGATGAGCGGCGGCGAGCAGCAGATGCTGGCGTTCGGCCGGGCCCTGATGACCCGTCCGGAGGTGCTGCTGCTCGACGAGCCGTCGATGGGCCTCGCGCCGTCGATCGTCGACGTCCTGTTCCAGACCATCGAGACCCTGCACAACGGCGGTGCCACGATCCTGCTCGTCGAGCAGAACGCCGAGCTCGCCCTGGCCGTGAGCGAGCGCGTCTACGTGATGCAGCGCGGCCAGATCGTCACCGACGGAACCGCGGAGGCCGTGCGCGGTCGCGCGGAGGTCATGTCCGCCCTCTTCGGCTGA
- a CDS encoding acetyl-CoA hydrolase/transferase family protein, with amino-acid sequence MQLPAHRTPSEAVRRIPPGAAIVASPGCGTPETLLTHLAGAADLLGRPTLYSGLQLGDYPFLDAAAEGLLRYRTWHPYGPARAALAPGRVEYVPARGSAVPGLLDQWETSVALVRVSPPDRNGWCSLGPSASYVCHAVARAALVIAEVDPHTPRTTGDSLLHVSQLDVLVDADTPPCEFPAAVRDEVSDRVAAHVLGLLPSEPTLQLGIGAVPEAITAFLAESGVGPVRVVGMANDAMVGLFERGLLRWTDTGDTPAISAAELMGTRALMEFADGNPAIVLRDSRVAHAPRVLAQIPRLVAVNSAVEVDLAGQVGSELVRSRQVSGIGGSADFVEAGFGSDGGLSVIALPSTTPDGRHSRIVRRLGADVVSLARHTPDAVVTEYGVAWLRGRTEAERAEALAAVAHPDHRDGLLTPTEPEPRNEETP; translated from the coding sequence GTGCAGCTGCCCGCGCACCGCACGCCCAGCGAGGCAGTGCGCCGCATCCCCCCCGGAGCGGCGATCGTGGCCTCCCCCGGATGCGGGACGCCGGAGACGCTGCTGACCCACCTGGCCGGCGCCGCCGACCTGCTCGGCCGCCCGACGCTCTACTCCGGCCTGCAGCTCGGCGACTACCCCTTCCTCGACGCCGCCGCCGAGGGACTGCTCCGCTACCGCACCTGGCATCCCTACGGACCCGCCCGGGCCGCCCTCGCCCCCGGCCGGGTGGAGTACGTCCCGGCGCGCGGATCCGCCGTACCCGGGCTGCTCGACCAGTGGGAGACCTCGGTCGCGCTCGTCCGCGTCTCCCCGCCGGACCGCAACGGCTGGTGCAGCCTCGGGCCGTCCGCGAGCTACGTGTGCCACGCGGTCGCCCGCGCCGCGCTCGTCATCGCCGAGGTCGACCCGCACACGCCCCGCACGACCGGCGACTCCCTGCTGCACGTCTCCCAGCTCGACGTCCTGGTGGACGCGGACACACCGCCGTGCGAGTTCCCCGCCGCGGTCCGGGACGAGGTCAGCGACCGGGTCGCGGCCCACGTGCTCGGGCTGCTGCCCTCCGAGCCGACCCTCCAGCTGGGCATCGGCGCCGTCCCCGAGGCGATCACGGCGTTCCTCGCCGAGAGCGGCGTCGGCCCGGTGCGCGTCGTCGGCATGGCCAACGACGCGATGGTCGGCCTCTTCGAGCGCGGGCTGCTGCGCTGGACCGACACCGGCGACACCCCGGCGATCTCCGCCGCCGAGCTGATGGGCACGCGCGCCCTCATGGAGTTCGCCGACGGGAATCCCGCGATCGTGCTGCGCGACAGCCGGGTCGCCCATGCTCCCCGGGTGCTGGCGCAGATCCCGCGGCTGGTGGCCGTCAACTCCGCCGTCGAGGTCGACCTGGCCGGCCAGGTCGGCTCCGAGCTGGTCCGCAGCCGGCAGGTCTCCGGGATCGGCGGCAGCGCCGACTTCGTCGAGGCCGGCTTCGGCTCGGACGGCGGGCTCTCCGTCATCGCGCTGCCCTCGACCACCCCCGACGGCCGGCACAGCCGGATCGTCCGGCGCCTGGGGGCCGACGTCGTCTCGCTGGCGCGGCACACCCCCGACGCCGTGGTCACGGAGTACGGCGTCGCCTGGCTCCGCGGCCGCACCGAGGCCGAGCGGGCCGAGGCCCTCGCGGCCGTCGCGCATCCCGACCACCGGGACGGCCTGCTCACCCCCACCGAGCCCGAACCACGCAACGAGGAGACTCCATGA
- a CDS encoding branched-chain amino acid ABC transporter permease produces the protein MSTTAWMITLQFAGVNALFALAIYASLWTGVLSLAPVFFGAVSAFTFGYVAGTLGLSPFLGLLLGAALGAVLGALTAGLLVRLDSHYLAMATIAMVLIGRVLILNLPEYTGGATGTLVPGDLGTWAWLIGTLVVAGYVMARLAGSRFGLAADAVREDPAVAETLAISPRRIQFVGMIISGALGGVAGILQSSFLQYIGPDTFYTHLGFVTLAAVVLGGAFHWLGPIIGAIVFTILPELLREPMGEYDRVVTGVLLVLIIIYMPRGLVDVRRLRLVRSRWWRPKGGGSEPDGPDPRDPRPAVPAEVAS, from the coding sequence GTGAGCACAACAGCCTGGATGATCACCCTGCAGTTCGCGGGGGTCAACGCGCTCTTCGCCCTGGCGATCTACGCGTCGCTGTGGACGGGCGTCCTGAGCCTCGCGCCGGTCTTCTTCGGTGCGGTCAGCGCCTTCACCTTCGGCTACGTCGCCGGCACGCTCGGCCTGTCGCCCTTCCTCGGCCTGCTGCTGGGCGCGGCCCTCGGGGCGGTCCTCGGCGCGCTGACCGCCGGCCTGCTGGTCCGCCTCGACAGCCACTACCTCGCCATGGCCACCATCGCCATGGTGCTGATCGGACGGGTGCTCATCCTCAACCTGCCGGAGTACACCGGCGGCGCGACGGGCACCCTCGTCCCGGGCGACCTCGGCACCTGGGCCTGGCTGATCGGGACCCTGGTGGTCGCCGGCTACGTGATGGCGCGGCTCGCCGGCTCGCGCTTCGGGCTCGCCGCCGACGCCGTCCGGGAGGACCCGGCCGTCGCGGAGACGCTGGCGATCTCGCCCCGCCGCATCCAGTTCGTCGGCATGATCATCTCCGGTGCCCTCGGCGGGGTCGCGGGCATCCTGCAGTCCAGCTTCCTGCAGTACATCGGCCCGGACACCTTCTACACCCACCTGGGCTTCGTCACCCTGGCGGCGGTCGTCCTGGGCGGTGCCTTCCACTGGCTGGGACCCATCATCGGCGCGATCGTCTTCACGATCCTCCCGGAGCTCCTCCGGGAGCCGATGGGGGAGTACGACCGGGTCGTCACCGGCGTGCTCCTGGTCCTCATCATCATCTACATGCCGCGCGGCCTGGTCGACGTACGACGGCTCCGGCTGGTGCGCTCGCGCTGGTGGCGACCGAAGGGCGGAGGCTCCGAGCCGGACGGCCCGGACCCGCGCGACCCCCGGCCCGCCGTCCCGGCGGAGGTGGCGTCGTGA
- a CDS encoding ABC transporter ATP-binding protein, whose protein sequence is MTGLAVDIVGLTKAFGGLKAVDDVTIQVPPRRIHGILGPNGAGKTTVLNMVSGFIQADSGRLDVFGHDVTRMQPFQIARRGVARTYQNIRLFPGLTVLETVVAGAYMQRSSTIAGAILMSPAERRERREMRERAAELLDKVGCRAPHSALAETLSYGDQRRVEIARALATNPKVLLLDEPTAGMNDAESEQVGRLLVELRELGLTLILIEHNMRLVEEFCETVSVMNSGALLAEGAPTWCLEQDEVKEAYFGKRSDAARIATLRRARRGPGGS, encoded by the coding sequence GTGACCGGGCTCGCGGTCGACATCGTCGGCCTCACCAAGGCGTTCGGCGGCCTCAAGGCGGTCGACGACGTGACGATCCAGGTGCCCCCGCGCAGGATCCACGGCATCCTCGGCCCGAACGGCGCCGGCAAGACCACCGTGCTCAACATGGTGAGCGGCTTCATCCAGGCCGACTCCGGCCGGCTCGACGTCTTCGGCCACGACGTCACCCGGATGCAGCCGTTCCAGATCGCGCGGCGCGGCGTCGCGCGCACGTACCAGAACATCCGCCTGTTCCCCGGCCTGACGGTCCTGGAGACCGTCGTGGCGGGCGCCTACATGCAGCGGAGCTCGACGATCGCCGGTGCGATCCTGATGAGCCCGGCCGAGCGACGGGAGCGCCGCGAGATGCGCGAGCGCGCGGCCGAGCTCCTGGACAAGGTCGGCTGCCGGGCGCCGCACTCGGCGCTCGCCGAGACCCTGTCGTACGGCGACCAGCGCCGGGTCGAGATCGCCCGCGCGCTGGCGACCAACCCCAAGGTCCTGCTGCTGGACGAGCCGACCGCCGGGATGAACGACGCCGAGTCGGAGCAGGTGGGTCGGCTGCTGGTCGAGCTCCGCGAGCTGGGGCTGACGCTGATCCTCATCGAGCACAACATGCGGCTCGTCGAGGAGTTCTGCGAGACCGTCTCGGTGATGAACTCCGGTGCACTCCTCGCCGAGGGTGCGCCCACGTGGTGCCTGGAGCAGGACGAGGTCAAGGAGGCCTACTTTGGAAAGCGATCCGATGCTGCGCGTATCGCGACTCTCCGCCGCGCACGGCGCGGTCCCGGCGGTTCGTGA
- a CDS encoding MaoC family dehydratase, with translation MTVHTRRGRYYEEMIPGDVFKHEPGRTITEADNVLFCSITLNTQSLHLDAVKSAESEFGQRLVNSLLTLGIVCSIGVPDLTQKTTIANLGFQQIAFPAPVFIGDTLYCETEIKDRRPSASRPGQGIVTLEHRGLNQDGVLVCTAVRTALVKFVPEGETALA, from the coding sequence ATGACCGTCCACACCCGCCGCGGCCGCTACTACGAGGAGATGATCCCGGGCGACGTGTTCAAGCACGAGCCGGGACGCACGATCACCGAGGCCGACAACGTCCTCTTCTGCAGCATCACCCTCAACACGCAGAGCCTGCACCTCGACGCGGTGAAGTCGGCGGAGTCGGAGTTCGGCCAGCGGCTGGTCAACAGCCTGCTCACCCTCGGCATCGTCTGCAGCATCGGCGTACCGGACCTCACCCAGAAGACGACGATCGCCAACCTCGGCTTCCAGCAGATCGCCTTCCCCGCGCCCGTCTTCATCGGCGACACGCTCTACTGCGAGACCGAGATCAAGGACCGCCGGCCGTCGGCCTCCCGCCCCGGGCAGGGCATCGTCACCCTCGAGCACCGCGGTCTCAACCAGGACGGGGTGCTGGTGTGCACGGCGGTCCGCACCGCGCTCGTGAAGTTCGTCCCCGAGGGCGAGACCGCGCTCGCCTGA
- a CDS encoding branched-chain amino acid ABC transporter permease produces the protein MHLLMQQLLNGIALGSIYALFAVGFSLILAKMGILNVAHGTFATWGALSSYWLVFEHGLSFWLALVLGVVFAGGLGVAADLIAFEPLRKRNAGVFAPIIASIGIWIVLLTLAEAFSGPSATSYPTDSVPTEPIRFAGLLLLPAQVISVIALVAIVTAVHLLLTRSRFGAAVRAVSVDPRSATIVGVNARRTLIAVAFLAAAIAGLAGILAALSDNNVSFGIGEALLLKGFAAVVVGGYGDIRGAALLGVAIGVLEVMSAQYISSGFRDAITFGVLLVVLVVRPQGIFGERQLVRA, from the coding sequence GTGCACCTGCTGATGCAACAGCTGCTCAACGGCATCGCACTCGGGTCGATCTACGCGCTCTTCGCGGTCGGGTTCTCGCTGATCCTGGCCAAGATGGGCATCCTCAACGTCGCCCACGGCACCTTCGCGACCTGGGGCGCCCTGTCGTCGTACTGGCTGGTGTTCGAGCACGGGCTGAGCTTCTGGCTCGCCCTCGTCCTCGGCGTCGTCTTCGCCGGCGGGCTGGGCGTCGCCGCCGACCTGATCGCCTTCGAGCCCCTGCGCAAGCGCAACGCCGGCGTCTTCGCCCCGATCATCGCCAGCATCGGCATCTGGATCGTGCTGCTCACCCTCGCCGAGGCCTTCAGCGGCCCGTCGGCCACCAGCTACCCGACCGACTCGGTCCCCACCGAGCCGATCCGGTTCGCCGGGCTGCTGCTGCTCCCCGCGCAGGTGATCAGTGTGATCGCCCTCGTCGCGATCGTGACCGCGGTGCACCTCCTGCTCACCCGCAGCCGGTTCGGCGCCGCGGTCCGTGCCGTGTCGGTGGACCCGCGGTCGGCGACCATCGTCGGCGTCAACGCCCGGCGCACCCTGATCGCGGTCGCCTTCCTCGCCGCCGCCATCGCCGGACTGGCCGGCATCCTCGCGGCCCTGTCCGACAACAACGTGTCGTTCGGCATCGGGGAGGCCCTGCTGCTCAAGGGCTTCGCCGCCGTGGTGGTGGGCGGCTACGGCGACATCCGCGGCGCGGCCCTGCTCGGCGTCGCCATCGGCGTGCTCGAGGTGATGAGCGCGCAGTACATCTCGTCCGGCTTCCGGGACGCGATCACCTTCGGGGTGCTGCTGGTGGTCCTCGTGGTCCGGCCGCAGGGCATCTTCGGCGAACGACAGCTCGTCCGAGCCTGA
- a CDS encoding SDR family NAD(P)-dependent oxidoreductase codes for MSEIRLDGRVAVVTGAGRGLGREHALLLGARGAAVIVNDRGGALDGAGGEASPAEQVVEEIRAAGGIAIPDTNDVSTLEGASRIVATATETYGRLDILVNNAGILRDRSMAKLTPEEVGPVLDVHLGGTIWMSKAAWPVMAEQGYGRIINTTSAAGIFGNFGQTNYAAAKAGIWGVTKTLAIEGARSGIQVNAIEPGARTRMTENLLGDLADRLDPSLVAPLVLWLAAAECETTGEVYNVGGGRVARVVIAQTPGFFSREVTPEALRDSWDTVNDPDLAEVMTSFQQELGVLVQLLSDGDRAGAGA; via the coding sequence ATGAGCGAGATCAGGCTGGACGGTCGCGTCGCCGTCGTCACCGGAGCCGGACGAGGACTCGGCCGCGAGCACGCACTCCTGCTCGGCGCCCGCGGCGCCGCCGTGATCGTGAACGACCGCGGCGGCGCCCTCGACGGCGCCGGCGGCGAGGCGTCGCCCGCCGAGCAGGTCGTCGAGGAGATCCGGGCGGCCGGCGGGATCGCGATCCCCGACACCAACGACGTCAGCACCCTCGAGGGCGCGTCGCGGATCGTGGCGACGGCGACCGAGACCTACGGCCGGCTCGACATCCTGGTCAACAACGCCGGCATCCTGCGCGACCGGTCGATGGCGAAGCTGACCCCCGAGGAGGTCGGCCCGGTCCTCGACGTCCACCTCGGCGGCACGATCTGGATGAGCAAGGCCGCCTGGCCGGTCATGGCCGAGCAGGGCTATGGGCGGATCATCAACACGACGTCGGCGGCCGGCATCTTCGGCAACTTCGGCCAGACCAACTACGCCGCGGCGAAGGCCGGCATCTGGGGCGTCACGAAGACCCTCGCGATCGAGGGCGCCCGCAGCGGCATCCAGGTCAACGCCATCGAGCCCGGCGCGCGGACCCGGATGACGGAGAACCTGCTCGGCGACCTGGCCGACCGGCTCGACCCGAGCCTGGTGGCGCCGCTCGTGCTGTGGCTGGCCGCCGCCGAGTGCGAGACGACCGGCGAGGTCTACAACGTGGGCGGCGGCCGGGTGGCCCGGGTCGTGATCGCCCAGACGCCCGGCTTCTTCTCCCGCGAGGTCACGCCCGAGGCGCTGCGCGACAGCTGGGACACGGTGAACGACCCCGACCTGGCCGAGGTGATGACCTCCTTCCAGCAGGAGCTCGGCGTCCTCGTCCAGCTCCTGTCGGACGGCGACCGCGCCGGAGCCGGTGCCTGA